The window AAACCTCAAGCTTGTATTAGTTGCGGAAAATGTGTAGATGTTTGTCCTATGCATCTAGTACCTTTTATGTATGCTAGATTAGCTAAAAAAGAAGAATGGGATAAATTAGGACAATATAATTTAATGGATTGTATTGAATGTGGTTCATGTGCTTATATTTGTCCTGCAAATAGACCATTAACAGAGGCTATAAAAATAGGAAAAGCAAAATTAAGAGCAATTAAGAAATAGGAAGCAAGGAGGGAAATAAAGTGTCAACAAGAATGTATAATATGGGGCCTTCGCCTCACATAAGAACATCAGAAACAGTTGATAAAGTAATGTTAGATGTTATAATTGCATTAATGCCAGCTTTATTAGTGGCTATATATGTATTTAAATTAAGAGCACTAATAGTAACAGCTGTTTCAGTAGTATGTTGTATGTTAACTGAATTTTTATTTAATAAAATAAGAAAAAAAGAATGTACTTTACATGATAAAAGTGCTATTGTAACAGGACTTTTATTTGCATTTGTAATACCTGTAGGAATGTCATTACCTTTTGTTGCTATAGGAGCTTTTGTTTGTATAGCATTAGGAAAAATGATATTTGGTGGATTAGGTTGTAATATATTTAATCCTGCATTAGTAGGAAGAGCGTTTGTTCAAGCTTCATGGCCAGTAGCTATAACTACATTTACATTGGATGGAGTAGCTGGACCAACAATGCTAGATGCAATGAAAAGAGGACTACCTATGTCTCAAGTTTTAATTGGAGAAGGAAATATGTATGTTCAGGCTCTAATTGGAAAAATGGGAGGATGTATAGGAGAAACTTCAGCTATTGCATTAATAATTGGAGGAATTTATCTAGTTTATAAAAAGCAAATAGATTGGAAAATGCCAGTAATAATAGTTTTAACTGTAGCTGTATTCACAACATTATTAGGAGCAAAAGACCCTATAATGCATATAATATCAGGAGGGCTATTATTAGGAGCTATATTCATGGCTACTGATATGGTTACAAGTCCTGTAACACCAAAAGGAAAATTAATTTATGCTTTTGGTATTGGATTCTTAATTTCAATGATAAGAATGAAAGGTGGATATCCAGAAGGAACAGCTTTCTCTATTTTAATAATGAATGGTGTTACTCCATTAATTAATAAATATACTATGCCTAAAAAATTTGGGGAGGTGAAAGCTGATGGAAAGAAATAGATTTATACATTTTGGAGCTGTTTTATTAATAATTGCAGCTATTTCAGCTGGAACCTTAGCTTTTGTAAATGGAATGACTAAAGGAGTAATTGCTCAAAATAATATTAATGCTGCTAATAATGCTAGAAAAGAAGTACTTCCTGTTGCTGAGAAATTTGATGAAGCCCAAGCAGTAGAAAAAGAGGGACTAGCATTTATTCCAGGTTTTGATGGAACAAATCAAAAAGTTGGATATGTTGTAATAGTAACACAAGGAGGATATGGAGGAAATATTGTATTCTCTCTAGGTGTTGATTTAGATGGAAAAATTACAGGATTAAAAGTAATGAATCACCAAGAAACTCCAGGTTTAGGAGCTAAAATAACTGGAAGTGAATGGCAAGCATTATGGATAGGAAGAGATAAAGATTATCAATTCAATAAATCTGTAGATGCTTTTGCAGGAGCAACTGTTTCACCAAATGCAGTTTATACAGGAATTCAAAGAGCTTTATCAGTTTATGCGGAGGTGAATAAATAATGAGTAAAAGTAAATTAGGAATAGTAATAAATAGTATGATTAAAGAAAATCCTGTATTAGTATTACTATTAGGATTGTGCCCAACATTAGGAACTTCAACTTCGGCAATAAACGGAATGTCAATGGGACTTGCTACAACAGCAGTTTTAATATTTTCAAATATAATTATTTCTTTAATAAAGAAAGCTATACCAGATAAAGTAAGAATACCAGCTTTTATTATGGTTATTGCTTCATTAGTAACAGTTGTTCAAATGTTGATGGAAGCTTATACTCCAGATGTATATAAAGTTTTAGGACTTTATATTCCATTAATTGTTGTTAACTGTATTGTATTAGGAAGAGCTGAAAGTTTTGCTTCTAAAAATAGTGTTATAGATTCTATGTTTGATGGAATAGGGTCTGGATTAGGATTTACTTTAGCGTTAACTATATTAGGAATAATTAGAGAAATTTTAGGTAATGGAACTATCTTTAATATGACTATAGTTCCTGCTTCTTGGCAACCAGCTTTAATTTTCATATTACCTCCTGGAGGATTTATGACAA of the Fusobacterium sp. FSA-380-WT-3A genome contains:
- a CDS encoding RnfABCDGE type electron transport complex subunit D; translated protein: MGPSPHIRTSETVDKVMLDVIIALMPALLVAIYVFKLRALIVTAVSVVCCMLTEFLFNKIRKKECTLHDKSAIVTGLLFAFVIPVGMSLPFVAIGAFVCIALGKMIFGGLGCNIFNPALVGRAFVQASWPVAITTFTLDGVAGPTMLDAMKRGLPMSQVLIGEGNMYVQALIGKMGGCIGETSAIALIIGGIYLVYKKQIDWKMPVIIVLTVAVFTTLLGAKDPIMHIISGGLLLGAIFMATDMVTSPVTPKGKLIYAFGIGFLISMIRMKGGYPEGTAFSILIMNGVTPLINKYTMPKKFGEVKADGKK
- a CDS encoding RnfABCDGE type electron transport complex subunit G — protein: MERNRFIHFGAVLLIIAAISAGTLAFVNGMTKGVIAQNNINAANNARKEVLPVAEKFDEAQAVEKEGLAFIPGFDGTNQKVGYVVIVTQGGYGGNIVFSLGVDLDGKITGLKVMNHQETPGLGAKITGSEWQALWIGRDKDYQFNKSVDAFAGATVSPNAVYTGIQRALSVYAEVNK
- a CDS encoding RnfABCDGE type electron transport complex subunit E codes for the protein MSKSKLGIVINSMIKENPVLVLLLGLCPTLGTSTSAINGMSMGLATTAVLIFSNIIISLIKKAIPDKVRIPAFIMVIASLVTVVQMLMEAYTPDVYKVLGLYIPLIVVNCIVLGRAESFASKNSVIDSMFDGIGSGLGFTLALTILGIIREILGNGTIFNMTIVPASWQPALIFILPPGGFMTIACVIAYQNYLKQKKGA